The Clostridium botulinum BKT015925 genome includes the window AATATTTAATGCATTTTTCATCATAAGTCCACCAATGATTATAAGTATAGGCGAAATTGCACTATTAGGTATAATCTTTATTATTGGAAGAAGAAATAGAGCTATTAAAAATAACACTCCTGTTACTATTGAAGTAAGTCCAGTCTTTCCACCAGCTGCTATTCCAGCGGCACTTTCAATTGTAGCTACTGTAGGACTTGTTCCAAACATTCCACAAGTTATTGCAGATATTGAACAAACTCTAAATGAACTCTTAAACTTTTTAGGCTCCTTTAACATAACATTTATATGTCCATGAAGTAAACCTAGGTTTTCAAATACAAGTACTAAAGTTACAGAGAATACTGCAATCCAAAATGTAAGTGAAGCCACTTTACTAAAATCCATTACCATGAAAACATCTTTAAATCCGTTTAATGAGAATCCTGTAAATGTAAGTTTTGATACATCAACAAGTCCAAATAAACCAGATATAATAGTACCTAATATCATTCCTATTAAAAAATTACCTGGTACATTACATATAAATAGCACTAATGTAATAATTAAATTTATAAAAGTTACATATACCAATGGATTATTAAGATGTCCAAGTCCAACAAAAGTTTTATCACTTGATATTACAATTCCACTCTTTTGAAGTCCAATAAACATAATTAGAAGTCCTATTCCAACTGTTATTGCTTCTTTTAAAGAAGTTGGAATTGATTCAGTAAGTATTTGAGCAAGTTTTGTAAATGCAACTATTGCAAATACAATTCCTGAAACAAATACTGCTGCAAGTCCTTGTTGCCATGTAAGTCCCATAGCTGTTGCAACTGTGTAAGAGAAAAGCGCATTAACACCCATACCAGGTACCAAGATAACTGGTGCATTACCACATATACCTACTAGTACACATCCTACAAAAGAAGAAAGTACTGTTGCTATTATAGCCCCTTCTATAGGTACACCTGCGTCTGATAATATTGATGAATTAACAGCTATAATATATACAATAGCAAAAAACGATGTCAATCCAGCTATCAGTTCCTTTCTGAATGTAGTGTTGCTCCCTTCAAAATCAAATAATTTGTTCTGTGTTTTTTCCATTTTTTTCGTTCCTTTTCCTTTTTCCCTCTCCCTCCCACATCACAAGGATGCAATAAATATTATATGTAAAAGTTTTAATAAAATCAACCTAAAATTGTTTTGAAAACTGTTTTTCTTGTTTTTATGACAAAAAATTCTATATGTTTCAAAGTTTTTTAATGTTTTTTATAATTATTTAATTTTATAACACCATAATTACTTTAAAATTAGCTAATAATGTTTAATAATATTCATTATCTTTTAAAATTAAAGCCTATTTATCTACAAATTATTTCCAATTTTATTTTACTATTCCTTTTTTTTACTTGTAATTATATATAATTGATATATAATTTATATATGAATTAACAATTTTTGACTAATTTTATGAGGGGAGGATTTTTAATGATAGATGTATATATTTGCGATGATAACACTGAAACTCTTAACATTATAGCTAAAACAGTTACTACTTTTTATGAAAAAATTAATTTCAACTCCTTCAAAATATCAACTTTTAATAATACCACTGATATTTTGCATAATATTAAAAACAATTCTAATCCAAAAAGAATTTATATTCTTGATATAGATTTAAATGAAAAAATCAACGGATTACTATTGGGACGAGAAATTCGTAAATTAGATAATTATTCAGGCGAGATGATTTACATAACAAATCATTCAGAGTTAGGTTTTAAAGTATTTCAATATAAACTAAGAATACTGCAATTTATAGACAAAACCTTTAGTTTAGGCAAAGAATTAGAAGATAGTCTTCTAACAGCAACTAAAATTTTAACTGAAACTAAAAAACTTAATACGGAAAAAACTTTAAAAATAAAATCTGGATTTGAAGTTTTCAATATACCATTAAAAGATATAATATGTATAGAAACTATAAAAAACAGTAAAAAAGTTCAACTAAGTACATCTAAAAACATACTTCAATTTTATACAACTTTAAAAGAATTAAAAGATGAATTAGATGATAACTTTATACAGATTCACAAAACTACAATAATAAATAAAAATTTTATAGTAAGTATAAATAAGTCTCAAGGAAATTCTTTTGTAAAACTAAGAAATGATATTTTATGTCCTCTATCTAGAAATGGCATAAAAGAGGTGAATAAACATTGGACATGTTAGATATATTACTTATATTTCTAAGTTTTTATACTTATTTATATGTTGCTTGTAAATTAATCAACTTTAAATTTAAAGTAACAAGTTTTAACACATTTATAATAACATTTATTGCTATTATATATAATTATCTAATTAAATTAAGTAACTTTTATCATTTTAAAATATTGTTAACCTTTTTATTTTTAATATTATTGTTAAAAATAACCTTCAAAAAAGATTTCTTCTTTATAATGGAAACTTGTTTTTTTACACTAATACTTATGATATTTTCAGAACAACTAATTACTATTATATTTTTTAATATATTAAATTTAAACTCTCAACATATTTTAAATATAAAAACATTTAAGTTTATAGCAAATATATTAATTATATTAAATAATATATTATTAATTGTAATGCACTGTACATTATGGAAATATATAAAAAACAAAATTCTTTTTCTAAAAAATAGTTCTATAATAAAAAATTTTTTTATTATTATTATTACTTTTATGATAATTATAAGTTATTTAATAGCATATGAATACTTTAATAAGTATTTTAAAAATAAAATTTTTATTCCTATTTTAATACTTTGCATTTTTTCCATATATATTGCTTTATCATTTTTATATACAAATTATTTATTTAATGAAAATCTTATAATGTTACAGATTAAAGATAAAAAATATAATCAATTAAAGCTTTATTCTCAAAGTATAGAAAATTTAATAGATGATATATCTAATTTTAAACATGATTATAACAATATGATTTTTATGATGAATGGTTTTTTAGAAAATAATGATTATTATAGTCTGAAAGAATATTTTCATAAAAATATATTTACTGAAGATAAATATTATGATATATCAAAATTAAAAAAGATAAAAAATTCTGGTATAAAAGGTTTATTATCTGCAAAAATATCTCAAATATTAAGAAATAATATAAAAGTAGAAATAGAAATCTTCAATACCATAGATGATATATATATAAGTGAATTTGATTTATGTAGAATACTAGGAATATTTTTAGATAATGCATTAGAATGTGCAAAAACTACTTCTCAAAGACTTATATCCATATCTTTTATAAAGGATATGGATACTGATTTAAATATAGTAATATTAAATTCTTGTAATACTACTAAAATTAATCTAAATTCTATATTTAAAAAAGGATATTCTTCAAAAGGTAGTAATAGAGGTATTGGTCTTTTTAACGTTCGCTCTATATTAAATGAAAAATATCCCCATAATACCATATTAAATACATATATAAAAAATAATTTATTTATCCAGGATTTACACATAAGAGCTAAGTAATACTACTTAGCTCTTTTTAATAGCACTTTTGGCATCTTAGGTTCTTCTAATCCATTCAAAGAAACACACTTTTTAGTAGATGTATATGCTATATTAGTTGATACTCCACTTATCATATTTGCAATCATTTTAGAAACTTTCTTTTTCATAGTATTCATAATTTTTATACCTCCTATTAAATATTTTATAAGTAATTGGAATTATTAATATTCCTTGAATCCACAAAATATTTATAAATATATTTGAAAAAAACTTATTTTTAATTACAATTGATATAACAAAATAAATTGTAACTGTTATAAGACTTTTAACTTTTAACTTTTTTCTTATTTCTGAATTTATATAGGGTTTTTCCTCCGTATCAGCTGGCGAATATCTCAAATATACGATAAAACTCACAATAAAAATCAAGAGTTTTACTAATATACTTATATTCATAACTCGAGATATATATATTCCTCCTAATATAGCTACTAATGTTGATATTAAACATGTAAAACTTGTCCTAGCATGAATTCCTGATGCAGAACTTCTTATAATTCCAAAAACTAACATAGTAAAACAAGTTTCTTTAAACATTCCCACTAAATAACCTGCACATAATATGATAGGCATTTTATTAAAACTCATAAATAGCAGTTCTATTCCATATTTTATTATTGATAAATCATCTTCACTTTTATCTGGTAATGTGTTTTTTATATATTTAGTAACTTTTATAGCAAATTTTTCAGAAAGTTTCATTTTTTTACCTCTTACTACATATTTTAACTAGATTTTACATCAACCAACTTATTTGTCAATAGAAATTCCTTCAAATGCAATTATTCTTCCTTTAAATGCATCTAATATTCTTTTAAGTAATAAACCATACTCTTTAAGTAATAACCCTTTACTTAAACATACTTAACTGTTATCATTGTTCTTGTAGAAATCATATGCTTATACTTCTGTTAGATACATGATTTATATTAACTTTCTTTAGTATAAATCATGTATTTAGCTATAAGTTTGTCCAAAACTTCACTTAACTTAATTATCTCTTCATCAAATTCATCATTACCTGAATAAACCACTAATTCATTTAGGGGATCTCTTAATTTTTCTATTAAAACTTTTATTTCTTCTGAAGAACTACTTAATTCATTCATATCACATACCCCCTTTATTTTATTAAATAAATTGAATTACTATGGCATCTCGATTTTATACTATTTTTTACAAATATTATAACATGCGACCCCTTTAAAATCAAATTTATCCATATTTTTACTTTTAAATCTTGATACTATATTTTTTCTAGTTTTTATGATACTTTCAAAAGAATTATTATTTATAATGTTTACAAATTACCTTGTAACATATATAAATATTTATATATGTTTCTATATAAACAAGATAAATTCTACTTACGTAGAATTTATCGTTTCTTTTTGTAACTTATTAAGTTTTATGTAAAATAATTTTATTTTATTTTTTCTATTCTTTTATATATAGAAATTATGTCTTCTCCATAATCTTTTCCCGGAACAGCCCATCTTCCATTTAAATTTTGCCAATTAGGTGCTATTCCTAGTATTCCTGCTTGTTTTAAGATATTATATCTTGGATCAACACACATATTATTTAATTTTTCTCTTGTTGCATATCCTTTTAAATGTTGTATTTGGGCTCTTACACCTTCTCTCGGACTTTTAAACCATGCACCTTTTCCAACCTTACTATTATTAAGAGCACCTATTCCTGCATAATTATTCTGCTCTGGAAGAACTTGTCCACCATATTTAAAAAATCCTGTTTCCTTTATACTTTGACAAAAGGCTATATCTCCTCGTATTCCTTCACACTTTCCCTCTTCTAAAAATATATTTGCTAAATCATAAATATTTATAGATAATTTAGGATTTTTATTATGTTTTAATACATACTCAGCCATATTTTTAGGCAATAGCTTGGATTGTCCTATTATAGGAACCTTTTGTGTACACTCACTTATATCTACATGTTCACTATCATCATCTAATGCATTTTTAACTCTAAATTTTATAAATTTAGAATGAACTAATTTTTTTCCTTTTAAATCTTTTATATTATTTGTTACTGTTAACGTATAAACTTCACTATTTCTATATATCTCATTAAAATACTGAATCTTAACAACTTGTCCATTTTCTAATATAGTAAATTTAGGTCCACTTAATATACTTCCTTTTGAATCCTTTACAACTATACTATCATATACACTATATGGATCTATTGGCTTATTAAATCTGATTGTCCATTCCTTATGAACATCTACTTCTTGTATATTTTCTGATGCATATGAATAACATGGTTTAAATATTAATAAGCTTGATAAGGCAAGTATTTTTGCAGTGTTTTTTACAACATATAGCCTTTTATTCATATAATTCCTCCATCTACATAATTATTCCACTAACTAATGATACTGGTATTTTTTTCATTTATCAATAATATTAACATAATATGTTTATTAATATATTTTTATTAATACAAATAATCTTTCGTATTAATATTAAAAGACCTTATAGTTAAATCAATTATTTTTAAAATAATTCTTAATAAAAAATAAAAGCATGAAAAACTTCTAATAAACTTAGAAAAGTCTTCATGCTTCTTATAATAAAATTTATTTTATTAATTTATAAAATTTAATTTAATAAATTCACCTTGTTGTTTTGCTTGTTGTAATAATTTATTATATAACTCTTTTAATTCAGATGGGTTAGATACCCCTATTCTTTCTTCTTCTTTAATATGTTGTTTATAGTATGTTCTAGCATTACTGTATTCATTTTTTACAGCTTTTAAAACATTAACAATTTTTATATCATCTAATTCAAACTTCATATACATACCTCCAGTCATTAAACTACGTTCTGTTAAGTTATATGAACATTGATTCCCCTCAACCTATTGAAATATAATAGATTCACCACAAAAACATTACCTCCCAGAAAGGAGAGAGGACTCAATGAACAAAGCTAATAAAAAAATTACCTGTCCTAGATGTTACAGTCATAAGCTATATAAGTTTGGAAAAGACAAAGAAGGAAATCAAAAATATCAATGCAAAGAGTGTAAAAGACAATTTGCACCATCGGCTACGCCGAAAGAGCGTCAGCTCAAGGATTATCCTCGTTGTCCTGTCTGTAACAAAGGAACCTTTATTCATCATAATTATTCAAATTATATCAATTATCGTTGTAACGATAAAAAATGTAATCATAGTTTTTTTGTGGCGAAGCCTACGGCTATAGATCCTTCAAGCAATACCACTATCCAAGGTAAACTTAATTTTAAAGGTATGCGCTTTCCAATTCATATTATATTAATGGCTTTAGACCTTTACTTTCTTAATGAAAGTTCTACAAGACGTATATCTCAATATTTGTTTAGAACATTTAATGTAAAAGTATCTCATGTTACTATTGCAAGTTGGACTAAAAAATTTGCTGCATATTTCAAATTGAAATCTGATAATTTATTTTATAATATTGACTTATCAGATTCTGATGAATGGCACGCAGATGAAACTGTTGTATTTATAAATGGCAAGAAACATTATCTATGGCTTGTTATAGACTCAGAAAGTCGATTAATTATCTCTTATCATCTATCCCCATATAGAGATGCTAAACAAGCTTTTAGCCTTTTTAACGATGCTAAGAAATTAGGATCTCCTAGAGCCATAGTTACTGATAGATTACCATCTTACAATATTCCAATAAAATCAGTATTCCAAGATACATTACACATAAAAGTACAATCTTTTAAAGATGATATTTCAAACAATATTATTGAATCTTTTAATAAAACATTTAAGTCTTGGTATAAAGGTTTAAAAGGCTTTAACTCTTTTGATAGCGCCAATAAGTTAATATCGGTATTTATATTTCACTATAATTTTATTCGTAATCATTCCTCACTACGTAGTTTAACACCAGCTGAAGTATCAGGAATCAATTATTCAGTTAAAGCTAAAAATAATTGGTTATTAACTGCCTAACGGCTAACGCTATCGCTTTTAATTAAGTCTATTTATTTTTAAAAATCTATACATAGATAGGCTTTTTTGTCATACCACAAAATATTAATTATATAATTTTTATTATTTAAAGTAAGTCGTATAGTAATTTTGTGATTTTTAAAGCTATATTTTCATAATTAATTAACAGAACCTTAAACTACATATTATATATACTTAACTCACTTATTAAATATGCAAGATATTTAAATTACATTAGAATTATTAATTAATTTATATTAATTTATATTAATTAAAGGAAAATATATATTCAGTCTATCTTTTAACTTCCTGTATAAGGTATTCTATATTATCTCTTATATCGTGTCTAAAAGCATGCATGCTATAACAAATTTTATTAATCATGATATTAGGTGATGGAATACATGGTAATGCTATTGAAATTAGAATCTCTTTTAATTTAACTTTATATTCATCATCTACTTTTAAATCATCTATAGATAAAAAGCAATCTCTCATAAACTCATCTATATATTCATATTTTTTATCATTAGTTGATAATTGATCATGTACATATGATATATATTTAACATCTTCTTTATCTATTAAAGCTTCACTGCTAAATTTATTAATATCTTGCATCAATACTTCTTGTATGATATTAATATAGTATTGTATGCATCTAGTTAATTTTTCTAAATTAACTCTTTCTTGTCTATCATATCCTAAATCACAATATAACTTAAACAGTATCTTGCCATCTTCTTGATATGCTATTTTTTCATTTATTTCATTCTTATTTACATAAACAAATTTTTTATCCTTAAAATTACTAACTAAACTTACTAAGTTTTTTAATCTTTCTTCTAGTTTAATTGTTTTCTTATTGTAGATTATTGGTGATATTTCTTCAGATATATCACTTAAATTGGGAAATGTCTGCGGTATACTTAGATTGATTGTATTTAATATTGTCTTATATAAATACAAATTATCTAAATTAATCTGAGTTGATAATCCACAATTTCCAAGTGCTTTTTTAATATAAAAAAAAGAAATTGGTTTTATTGTAACTCTCTTATTTTCTATATAATCTCTTATATTCATAAACAATTCCCCCTTAACTGTTTAAACAGATTCTTACCTTATATTATACCACTTATAACATTATAATATATATAATATATAATTTTACTTATTGAAATCTACCTACTATATTATATTTATTATTATTTATATAAATTCGATTTTATTTCTAATAATTGTATAAATAAAAATGATTCCTTAATTTAAATTGTTAGGAATCATTTTCATTTGTTTCATATTATATTTTTTAAAATCATTTATTTATTTTTTTCACTTAGTGTGTTTTATAAAATATACTGCTACTATTTAGATAAAATATTAACTTTTAAATCACCTAAAACCTTGTATATATTAT containing:
- a CDS encoding NCS2 family permease, coding for MEKTQNKLFDFEGSNTTFRKELIAGLTSFFAIVYIIAVNSSILSDAGVPIEGAIIATVLSSFVGCVLVGICGNAPVILVPGMGVNALFSYTVATAMGLTWQQGLAAVFVSGIVFAIVAFTKLAQILTESIPTSLKEAITVGIGLLIMFIGLQKSGIVISSDKTFVGLGHLNNPLVYVTFINLIITLVLFICNVPGNFLIGMILGTIISGLFGLVDVSKLTFTGFSLNGFKDVFMVMDFSKVASLTFWIAVFSVTLVLVFENLGLLHGHINVMLKEPKKFKSSFRVCSISAITCGMFGTSPTVATIESAAGIAAGGKTGLTSIVTGVLFLIALFLLPIIKIIPNSAISPILIIIGGLMMKNALNIDFNDFSEGFPAFLIIAMIPLTFSIVDGMAFGFIAYPIVKLAAKKSKEISLTMYIIPIVFLLNFILHAIS
- a CDS encoding LytR/AlgR family response regulator transcription factor, with amino-acid sequence MIDVYICDDNTETLNIIAKTVTTFYEKINFNSFKISTFNNTTDILHNIKNNSNPKRIYILDIDLNEKINGLLLGREIRKLDNYSGEMIYITNHSELGFKVFQYKLRILQFIDKTFSLGKELEDSLLTATKILTETKKLNTEKTLKIKSGFEVFNIPLKDIICIETIKNSKKVQLSTSKNILQFYTTLKELKDELDDNFIQIHKTTIINKNFIVSINKSQGNSFVKLRNDILCPLSRNGIKEVNKHWTC
- a CDS encoding sensor histidine kinase; amino-acid sequence: MLQIKDKKYNQLKLYSQSIENLIDDISNFKHDYNNMIFMMNGFLENNDYYSLKEYFHKNIFTEDKYYDISKLKKIKNSGIKGLLSAKISQILRNNIKVEIEIFNTIDDIYISEFDLCRILGIFLDNALECAKTTSQRLISISFIKDMDTDLNIVILNSCNTTKINLNSIFKKGYSSKGSNRGIGLFNVRSILNEKYPHNTILNTYIKNNLFIQDLHIRAK
- a CDS encoding AgrD family cyclic lactone autoinducer peptide, whose amino-acid sequence is MNTMKKKVSKMIANMISGVSTNIAYTSTKKCVSLNGLEEPKMPKVLLKRAK
- a CDS encoding accessory gene regulator B family protein yields the protein MKLSEKFAIKVTKYIKNTLPDKSEDDLSIIKYGIELLFMSFNKMPIILCAGYLVGMFKETCFTMLVFGIIRSSASGIHARTSFTCLISTLVAILGGIYISRVMNISILVKLLIFIVSFIVYLRYSPADTEEKPYINSEIRKKLKVKSLITVTIYFVISIVIKNKFFSNIFINILWIQGILIIPITYKIFNRRYKNYEYYEKESF
- a CDS encoding aspartyl-phosphate phosphatase Spo0E family protein; translation: MNELSSSSEEIKVLIEKLRDPLNELVVYSGNDEFDEEIIKLSEVLDKLIAKYMIYTKES
- a CDS encoding glucosaminidase domain-containing protein — protein: MNKRLYVVKNTAKILALSSLLIFKPCYSYASENIQEVDVHKEWTIRFNKPIDPYSVYDSIVVKDSKGSILSGPKFTILENGQVVKIQYFNEIYRNSEVYTLTVTNNIKDLKGKKLVHSKFIKFRVKNALDDDSEHVDISECTQKVPIIGQSKLLPKNMAEYVLKHNKNPKLSINIYDLANIFLEEGKCEGIRGDIAFCQSIKETGFFKYGGQVLPEQNNYAGIGALNNSKVGKGAWFKSPREGVRAQIQHLKGYATREKLNNMCVDPRYNILKQAGILGIAPNWQNLNGRWAVPGKDYGEDIISIYKRIEKIK
- a CDS encoding IS6 family transposase encodes the protein MNKANKKITCPRCYSHKLYKFGKDKEGNQKYQCKECKRQFAPSATPKERQLKDYPRCPVCNKGTFIHHNYSNYINYRCNDKKCNHSFFVAKPTAIDPSSNTTIQGKLNFKGMRFPIHIILMALDLYFLNESSTRRISQYLFRTFNVKVSHVTIASWTKKFAAYFKLKSDNLFYNIDLSDSDEWHADETVVFINGKKHYLWLVIDSESRLIISYHLSPYRDAKQAFSLFNDAKKLGSPRAIVTDRLPSYNIPIKSVFQDTLHIKVQSFKDDISNNIIESFNKTFKSWYKGLKGFNSFDSANKLISVFIFHYNFIRNHSSLRSLTPAEVSGINYSVKAKNNWLLTA